Genomic window (uncultured Fusobacterium sp.):
TTTAAATACCTCTCCACGATGTTCAAAGCTTTTAAATTGATCAAAACTTGAAGTCGCTGGTGAAAGTAGAACTATTTCTTCGTTATCTTTATCCAATCTCTCTTTCATATTTAATAGACAATTTTTTAAATCTCTCAATAGATAAATTTTACTTTTATCATATCCATTTTCTAAAAGCATATCATTCAATTGATCTGCTATCTCTCCTATTAAATAAACCTCTTTTACATTTGCTTTTATCAATTCTATTAAAGGTAACCAATCCAATTTTTTATCAAAACCTCCACAGATAAGAATACAATTTTTAAAAGCTTCTACTGCAAATTTTGTAGAATCTATATTTGTTCCCTTAGAATCATTTATAAATTTAATTTTTCCATAATTAAAAAATTCTTCCATTCTATGTTCTATATTTCCAGTAGTATAAAGGAACTCTCTTATTTTTTCATCACCTATATTTAATATCTTTGCTATTGCCACAATAAACAGAACATTTTCTCTATTATGCTCACCTTTTAAAGTTAGTTTTGAACACTTTAAAATTTCAATGTCATCTTTATAAAGTATATCATTTTTTATAGAGAAATCACAATTATTATTATTTTTTCCTATAAAAATTTTTCTACCACTCACAAAATTTGATCTTTTTATAATCTCTTCTGAATCTTTATTTAAAATAAAATAATCAGACAGAGTTTGATTTTTTCCTATATTAAATTTTGTATCATAATACTCTTCTACACCCTTATATCTTGAAAGATGATCTGGAGCTAAATTTATAACTAGAGC
Coding sequences:
- the murD gene encoding UDP-N-acetylmuramoyl-L-alanine--D-glutamate ligase; this translates as MKKAMVFGAGVSGLGAYRLLEKTGYDVILVDDKKGVSSKEGLNYLDEIEIFIKSPGVPYNELVLEAKRKGIEVIDEIELSYRYMLKYMGKKSKIIAITGTNGKTTTTTKVTELLKYTGYKAEYAGNIGVSFADLLLKNEDLDYVVLELSSYQLENLDSFKADIALVINLAPDHLSRYKGVEEYYDTKFNIGKNQTLSDYFILNKDSEEIIKRSNFVSGRKIFIGKNNNNCDFSIKNDILYKDDIEILKCSKLTLKGEHNRENVLFIVAIAKILNIGDEKIREFLYTTGNIEHRMEEFFNYGKIKFINDSKGTNIDSTKFAVEAFKNCILICGGFDKKLDWLPLIELIKANVKEVYLIGEIADQLNDMLLENGYDKSKIYLLRDLKNCLLNMKERLDKDNEEIVLLSPATSSFDQFKSFEHRGEVFKELVREIFGR